From a single Nicotiana tomentosiformis chromosome 2, ASM39032v3, whole genome shotgun sequence genomic region:
- the LOC104121278 gene encoding U1 small nuclear ribonucleoprotein 70 kDa, with the protein MGDFNDAFMRNNPNVQARAKAQNRANVMQLKLIGQSHPTGLTANLLKLFEPRPPLEYKPPPEKRKCPSYTGMAQFVGNFAQPGDPEYAPPVPEVETPAQRKARIHKIRLEEGAKKAAEELEKYDPSSDPNVTGDPYKTLFVARLNYETTESRVKREFEAFGPIKRVRLVTDNTNNKPRGYAFIEYVHTRDMKAAYKQADGKKIDNRRVLVDVERGRTVPNWRPRRLGGGLGTTRVGTEDVNREVVQIGRAASRSEEPRVRDDRERDREKSRDRVRDREREKSRERSHDRPRERDRDDKHHRERERTRDRERDRGRDRDRDRERDRTRDRERGKDRDRERDRHRERDRERGKDYEGEVDQGRGRSRDREYDYEHGESKHERERHGDRERNYDPAEPEDDHGHYDHYDQHKGRGDYENPDAQAGDDRYKDASHVDDRYDQMEEDNYAYDHGASEAKEKNRDHRRSDRSHSREYDY; encoded by the exons ATGGGAGATTTCAACGATGCCTTCATGCGGAACAACCCTAATGTCCAGGCCCGTGCAAAGGCTCAGAATCGCGCTAATGTTATGCAACTCAAGCTG ATTGGTCAAAGTCATCCAACTGGGTTGACGGCTAATCTTCTGAAACTGTTTGAGCCCCGACCGCCTTTGGAGTACAAACCACCTCCCGAGAAGAGAAAATGCCCTTCATATACAG GGATGGCACAATTTGTTGGTAACTTTGCTCAGCCTGGCGATCCAGAATATGCTCCACCGGTCCCTGAGGTTGAAACCCCG GCTCAACGAAAAGCTAGGATCCACAAGATACGGCTGGAGGAGGGTGCTAAAAAGGCTGCTGAGGAGCTTGAGAAAT ATGATCCTAGCAGCGATCCAAATGTTACTGGAGATCCATACAAGACACTCTTTGTTGCTAGACTT AATTATGAGACAACGGAAAGCAGAGTTAAACGTGAATTTGAGGCTTTTGGTCCAATCAAGCGG GTTCGTTTGGTTACGGACAATACAAACAATAAACCCAGGGGTTATGCTTTTATTGAGTATGTTCATACACGGGATATGAAAG CTGCATATAAACAAGCTGATGGAAAGAAGATTGATAATAGAAGAGTTCTGGTTGATGTTGAACGTGGGAGAACAGTCCCCAATTGGCGTCCCCGAAGACTTGGCGGTGGACTTGGAACAACAAGAGTTGGAACTGAAGATGTTAATAG AGAGGTAGTTCAGATTGGAAGGGCGGCATCTCGCTCCGAAGAGCCAAGAGTACGAGATGACAGAGAAAG GGATCGGGAGAAGTCCCGTGATAGGGTGCGAGATAGAGAAAGAGAAAAATCTCGTGAACGTTCACATGATAGGCCAAGGGAACGTGACAGAGATGACAAACATCATAGGGAACGCGAGAGAACTAGGGATAGAGAAAGAGATCGTGGACGAGACCGCGATCGAGACCGTGAACGTGACAGGACACGTGACCGCGAACGGGGCAAAGATAGGGACCGTGAGCGGGATCGCCACCGTGAGAGGGATAGAGAAAGAGGTAAGGACTATGAAGGTGAGGTGGACCAGGGTCGTGGGCGTTCTCGTGATAGAGAATATGATTATGAGCATGGTGAATCAAAACATGAGCGGGAAAGACATGGCGACAGAGAAAGGAACTATGATCCTGCAGAACCTGAAGATGATCATGGACATTATGACCATTATGATCAACATAAAGGTCGAGGAGACTATGAGAATCCAGATGCTCAAGCTGGTGATGATCGCTATAAAGATGCCAGTCATGTTGATGATCGTTATGATCAAATGGAGGAGGATAATTATGCTTATGACCACGGGGCATCTGAGGCAAAAGAAAAGAACCGTGATCATAGGCGTTCAGATAGGTCACATTCTCGTGAATATGACTACTGA
- the LOC104102477 gene encoding proline-rich receptor-like protein kinase PERK5: protein MQSLSSTTTSNKNGTNSLTPNGTSPPPSPPSTNSSSSPPQSPPLTSPPPQPQSPPPPENSPPPSSPPPTIKDSPPPSSPPPPAASQPPPAFSPPPPSTTVPPPASPDTPPPPPTFSPPPPVSSEPPPSPAAKLSPPLPPSEKPAGGDPPNSEKSVGVPHSEKSAAAGSSGSNNGSPPAASGSSDMIIVAGIAVAGVLVLAIIIVCIVYWRRTKKEPYYTDPIPGLPPKGSNDPYYKGPKPMEHIIKVSSAPNLSCDNSSTVCGQALVPSPSFGGFSQSQFTYEELAIATSGFSKANILGQGGFGYVHKGVLVGGRVVAVKSLKSGSGQGEREFQAEVEIISRVHHRHLVSLVGYCIADGQRMLVYEYVPNKTLDFHLHGKGHHVMDWGTRLKIALGSAKGLAYLHEDCHPKIIHRDIKAANILLEDNFEAKVADFGLAKLSSDNFTHISTRVMGTFGYLAPEYASSGKLTDKSDVFSFGVVLLELITGKKPVDPSNMVEDSLVDWAKPRLKRALEEGNYDELVGAPLEGNVPDELHRLVACAAASTRHSARRRPKMSQIVRALDGDSSLEDLSDRTKPSGSSESYYTGVYNADMIKFRKMVIPSQEFNSSEYGATSEYGLNPSSSSSSDSGEFGYHKGGRR from the exons ATGCAATCACTTTCTAGTACTACTACGTCCAACAAAAATGGCACTAATTCCCTGACTCCTAATGGAACTTCccctcctccttctcctccttcAACTAATTCTTCATCTTCACCACCACAATCTCCTCCACTTACCTCTCCACCCCCACAACCACAATCTCCTCCTCCGCCCGAAAATTCTCCTCCTCCTTCATCACCACCGCCAACCATAAAGGACTCTCCTCCTCCGTCATCACCACCACCTCCGGCAGCTTCTCAGCCACCACCAGCATTCTCACCTCCACCGCCATCCACTACGGTACCACCACCTGCTTCTCCCGATACGCCTCCTCCCCCACCCACATTTTCTCCCCCACCTCCTGTTTCCTCAGAACCACCTCCATCACCTGCTGCAAAGTTATCTCCTCCTCTACCGCCTTCAGAAAAACCAGCTGGTGGCGATCCACCTAATTCAGAAAAATCAGTCGGCGTACCCCATTCAGAAAAATCAGCAGCAGCTGGTTCTTCAGGAAGCAACAATGGCTCGCCACCGGCTGCTTCAGGTTCGTCGGATATGATTATAGTTGCAGGAATAGCGGTGGCAGGAGTATTGGTTCTTGCTATTATCATTGTTTGCATAGTGTACTGGAGAAGGACGAAGAAAGAACCCTACTATACAGATCCTATTCCTGGACTTCCACCTAAAG GTAGTAATGATCCATACTACAAAGGTCCTAAGCCCATGGAACACATTATTAAGGTTTCTTCCGCACCTAATCTAAGTTGCGATAACAGCTCTACCGTCTGTGGCCAAGCTCTTGTGCCATCGCCAAGTTTTGGTGGGTTCTCACAGAGTCAGTTCACTTATGAGGAGCTAGCTATAGCAACTTCTGGATTTTCTAAGGCCAATATTTTAGGCCAAGGTGGTTTTGGGTATGTACACAAAGGTGTTTTGGTTGGTGGAAGGGTGGTAGCTGTCAAGAGCTTGAAGTCGGGCAGTGGACAAGGTGAACGAGAATTTCAGGCAGAGGTTGAGATCATTAGCAGAGTTCATCATCGCCACCTTGTTTCTCTTGTTGGATATTGCATTGCTGATGGCCAGCGAATGTTGGTCTATGAGTATGTTCCGAACAAAACCTTGGATTTCCATCTTCATG GGAAGGGACATCATGTTATGGATTGGGGAACAAGGCTTAAAATTGCATTGGGATCAGCCAAAGGATTAGCTTATCTCCATGAAGATT GCCATCCTAAAATTATCCACCGTGACATAAAGGCTGCAAACATTCTACTTGAGGACAACTTTGAAGCCAAG GTGGCTGATTTTGGATTGGCTAAACTTTCTTCTGATAACTTCACTCATATCTCCACTCGTGTTATGGGAACTTTCGG GTACTTGGCTCCTGAATATGCATCAAGTGGCAAGCTAACAGACAAATCAGATGTATTTTCATTTGGAGTTGTGCTTTTGGAACTCATAACTGGGAAGAAACCTGTTGATCCTAGCAATATGGTGGAAGACAGTTTAGTAGACTGG GCTAAGCCCCGTCTTAAAAGAGCCTTAGAAGAGGGAAATTATGATGAATTGGTAGGTGCTCCTCTCGAAGGAAACGTTCCAGATGAGTTGCATCGGTTAGTTGCCTGTGCTGCTGCTAGCACTCGTCATTCTGCTAGGAGACGTCCAAAGATGAGTCAG ATTGTACGAGCCTTGGATGGCGATTCATCTTTGGAAGACTTGAGCGATCGTACAAAGCCAAGTGGGAGCTCTGAATCCTATTATACTGGTGTATACAATGCTGACATGATCAAGTTCAGGAAAATGGTGATACCAAGCCAAGAATTCAATAGCAGTGAATATGGAGCGACAAGTGAATATGGACTCAACCCTTCCTCTTCCTCAAGCAGTGACTCCGGAGAGTTTGGTTATCATAAGGGGGgtagaagatga
- the LOC104102478 gene encoding putative F-box protein At1g12190, with the protein MASSEDDVNMADSSEEHWDDDDDDAIDTTESDQDFYLAIKPQSSQSFCEYDFKTAPYHNGGIKASEFPKDILRKMDMKIKDVAKRHVLPILPAKSLMKFRAVSKEWNQWIASPLLAYQQSFSFQKLSGYFFQRVDLQFDPNLSIGFISLDRSANGVPSPSLDFLPERVKVVSCSSGLLLCQGWDSYYVCNPATKDWKMLPPPQYYHGSDPAVVLAFDPQYNIESFYQVIAAVPLLGNPVVCFEVYSSESDSWSCSSSDCLELENSTGLAGGGSYIKGVAYWNTSSNEVLAFDVKNEIPAVLNVPDQSEQKGGALTQIGDEVCYVTAYNDSGDVFVIDIYGGMDMSLKHSVSVNLGSKKPRTDQVCRIPNDPCSVVCCEILPCIDSDTVVIHTDEKIYFYHLKEQKVESLASPGPVDSQKRFLPYINSLAMVHA; encoded by the exons ATGGCATCTTCGGAGGATGACGTCAACATGGCTGATAGCTCTGAAGAACATTGGGACGACGACGATGATGACGCTATTGACACCACTGAATCTGATCAGGACTTCTATTTAGCTATCAAACCTCAGTCTAGTCAGTCG TTCTGCGAGTATGATTTTAAGACTGCCCCTTATCACAATGGAGGGATCAAAGCTTCTGAATTTCCTAAAGACATCTTAAGGAAAATGGACATGAAGATCAAAGATGTGGCGAAGAGACATGTACTGCCTATCCTCCCCGCTAAATCATTAATGAAGTTTCGAGCAGTGTCCAAAGAATGGAATCAGTGGATCGCTAGTCCATTATTAGCGTACCAGCAAAGCTTTTCATTCCAGAAACTTTCAGGCTACTTTTTCCAAAGGGTGGATTTACAATTTGATCCTAATCTTTCCATTGGTTTCATTTCTCTGGATCGTTCTGCTAATGGAGTCCCCAGCCCTTCCCTTGATTTCTTGCCCGAAAGGGTCAAAGTTGTAAGTTGTAGCAGCGGGTTGCTCCTTTGTCAGGGGTGGGACAGTTATTATGTTTGCAATCCTGCAACCAAAGACTGGAAAATGCTCCCTCCTCCTCAATATTACCATGGATCTGATCCAGCAGTTGTTCTTGCATTTGATCCTCAGTATAATATTGAATCATTTTATCAAGTTATCGCTGCTGTCCCTCTTCTTGGTAATCCGGTTGTCTGCTTTGAGGTTTACTCTTCTGAATCAGATTCTTGGAGTTGCTCTTCTTCAGACTGTCTTGAGTTGGAAAATAGCACAGGTCTTGCAGGTGGAGGATCTTATATCAAAGGGGTGGCTTACTGGAATACGTCATCAAATGAAGTGCTAGCATTCGATGTGAAAAATGAGATCCCGGCAGTTCTGAATGTGCCTGACCAATCTGAGCAAAAGGGTGGTGCCTTAACACAGATAGGAGACGAGGTATGCTATGTTACTGCTTATAATGACAGTGGAGATGTTTTCGTTATAGATATCTATGGAGGCATGGACATGAGCTTGAAGCATAGTGTTAGCGTGAATCTTGGAAGTAAGAAGCCCCGTACTGATCAAGTGTGTCGGATACCCAACGACCCTTGTTCTGTAGTGTGCTGTGAGATCCTTCCCTGTATTGACAGTGACACTGTAGTGATCCACACCGATGAAAAGATATATTTTTATCACTTGAAAGAGCAGAAGGTTGAGAGTTTGGCGAGTCCAGGACCAGTGGATTCTCAGAAGAGGTTTTTACCCTACATAAACAGCCTCGCTATGGTACATGCGTGA